Proteins encoded within one genomic window of [Limnothrix rosea] IAM M-220:
- the psbU gene encoding photosystem II complex extrinsic protein PsbU, which yields MNRIVSAVMGFVLMIGCVFFAAQPQAQAVDLSNGFVSAAVLGERVNPADKVLKTEYGQKLDLNNANVRLFRELRGFYPTLAQLIVKYGPYENVEDVLEIPGLSERQIAKLEANLDRFTVTPPSDLFIDGQERLNNGNY from the coding sequence ATGAATAGAATTGTGAGTGCAGTAATGGGGTTTGTCCTCATGATCGGCTGTGTGTTTTTTGCGGCTCAGCCCCAAGCCCAAGCTGTTGATTTAAGTAATGGTTTCGTTTCAGCAGCAGTACTTGGTGAGCGCGTTAACCCTGCTGATAAAGTCCTTAAAACTGAGTATGGCCAGAAACTCGACCTCAACAATGCCAACGTGAGATTGTTCCGCGAACTCCGTGGTTTTTACCCCACCCTCGCCCAACTTATCGTCAAGTATGGCCCCTATGAAAACGTTGAAGATGTACTTGAGATCCCTGGTTTGAGTGAGAGACAAATTGCGAAGCTTGAAGCGAATCTGGATCGTTTCACTGTCACACCTCCCTCTGATCTTTTCATAGATGGCCAAGAACGCTTGAACAATGGAAACTACTAA